GAGACGTCCTGGGCGTACGTCATCACCGACACCACCACCGACCCCGACAACCCCCACAAGTACGTCGCGTTCGACGACGCCTCGGTGGCCAGCCTCGCCATCGACGACCCGACGCTGTACTACGACTGCCCGCTGGACTACACCGCCCAGTGCGGCTTCGACGTCCTCGCGCACGCCTCCGAGCCGTACGTATCGCGGCTGAACTTCCAGCCGTCGCTGGGCAACGCGCTGCACGCGATCCGGCTCACCGCACGCCATCTGCGCCAGGCGGTGTGGAACGGCCAGGACCTGGCCGGCCGCGAGGGCATGATGTACGCCCAGTACATCGCGGCGCAGGCCTTCAACTCCGGTGGCCTGGGCGTCATCCACTCCATCTCGCACGCGGTCAGCGCGTTCTACGACACCCACCACGGCCTCAACAACGCCATCGCGCTGCCCCGTGTCTGGGCGTTCAACATGCCGGCCCACTACGAGCGGTTCGCGGACATCGCCGAGGCGATGGGCGTCGACACGCACGGCATGACCAAGGTGCAGGCCGCCGAGGCGGCGCTCGCCGCGGGCATCCGGCTGCTGCGTGACGTCGGCATTCCGGAGAAGTTCACCGACGTTCAGCAGGACACGTACTCCAAGAACCGCCTCGGCCAGGGCCCGACGAAGTTCTACGAGCAGGCCAGGGTCATCAAGGGCGACGCGGAGGACGTCGACCGCATCACGAACCACGTCCTCGGCGACGCCTGCACCCCGGGCAACGCAAAGGAGTGCACGTTCGACACCGTCCGACCCGTCGTCGAGCACTGCATGACCGGCGACCTGGACGACCTGCTCGGCTGAGCACCTCGTACCCGGGAGCGGGGGGACGCACTCTGGGAGGTCACCCCCCGCTCCCGCCCCATCGGACGGAGGAACCGTGCCCGCCACACCCCAAAGCCCCTTCGGTTCGGTCGACGACGTCACCGAGCGGTTCGCCGCCCACGGTTACATCGCCGACCGACGGCTCGCCACGACCGTGTACCTGCAGACCAGACTCGACAAGCCGCTGCTCCTGGAGGGCCCGGCCGGCGTCGGCAAGACCGAACTCGCCCGGACGCTGGCCGCCGCCACCGGCCGCCGGCTGCTGCGCCTGCAGTGCTACGAGGGCCAGGA
The Streptomyces tuirus genome window above contains:
- the mdo gene encoding NDMA-dependent methanol dehydrogenase (This methanol dehydrogenase is considered a nicotinoprotein, since its NADP cofactor remains is not dissociable, but instead remains permanently bound. A member of this family has been shown to act as a formaldehyde dismutase, able to convert two molecules of formaldehyde (plus one water molecule) into one of methanol and one of formate, with no net change in its redox state. More recently, it was shown in Mycobacterium smegmatis that this enzyme is critical to ethanol utilization, for which the biosynthesis of the cofactor-like electron carrier mycofactocin is also required.); protein product: MQVEELLKPFPIKEFHPFPRALMGPGAHELIGPEAKKLGFRRTLVMTTGLRGSDTVHKIVESMKYHGLEVVLYDKVESNPKDYNVMDAVALYQENKCDSFVSIGGGSSHDACKGARISVAHDGRNVNDFEGFNKSENPKNPPHIAVSTTAGTGSETSWAYVITDTTTDPDNPHKYVAFDDASVASLAIDDPTLYYDCPLDYTAQCGFDVLAHASEPYVSRLNFQPSLGNALHAIRLTARHLRQAVWNGQDLAGREGMMYAQYIAAQAFNSGGLGVIHSISHAVSAFYDTHHGLNNAIALPRVWAFNMPAHYERFADIAEAMGVDTHGMTKVQAAEAALAAGIRLLRDVGIPEKFTDVQQDTYSKNRLGQGPTKFYEQARVIKGDAEDVDRITNHVLGDACTPGNAKECTFDTVRPVVEHCMTGDLDDLLG